From the Posidoniimonas polymericola genome, the window CAATGCAAATCGGATGAGCCTGACCTACCACAAACGGTTCCAGATGGAGCGGCGGATCGGCGCCGAGCTCAGTCTGCCGCCGTTGCCCCCTGGCTATCGCTTCGCCCCCTGGTCGACGGGACGGCTGCTCGATCACACCGAGGCCAAGCACCTGGCCTTCGGCGAAGAGCTCGACGCCCAGCTGTTCGACTGCCTGCGGACCGCCGAGGGCTGCGAGCGGCTGATGCGGGAGATCGCCCGCAAGCCAGGCTTCTTGCCCGAGGCTACCTGGCTTGTGGAGTATGTCGCGAGCCCCAGCAAGATCGAGCCCTGCGGCACGATCCAGGGCATCAGGACCTCGCCGCGGGCCGGGGCCATCCAGAACGTCGGCGTCACGCCAATGCACCGCGGACGCGGGTTGGGCGCCGCTTTGGTGTCGGCGGCAACCGTCGGGTTCCAGCAGGCCGGATTGAGTCGGGTCTGCCTGGAAGTCACCGCGGCCAACACGGCCGCCGTGCGGCTCTACCAGCGACTCGGCTTCCGCCGCACCAAGACGCTCTACAAGGCCGTCGAGGTTGCGTACTCGCTGGGGTAGCGGCTACGCTGCTGGGCTAGCGATTCTTCCTCCTGCCTTGGGATATCCTGTTGTCTCTCGATACGCACAAGCTCGAGCTCCCCAGCGGCCTGGTGCTGCTGGGCGAGCCCAACCCGTCGTTCCAGTCGGCGGCGTTCACGATGCTCGTCCCGGCGGGGTGTCGGCACGACCCCGAAGGCAGGGCAGGGCTGGCGTCGCTGACCTGTGAGATGGCGCTGCGTGGCGCCGGCGAGCGGGACGGGCGAGCGTTGATCAACGACCTCGACGCCCTGGGCATCGACCGCGGCGAGTCGGTCGGGGTCTCGCAGGCGTCGTTCCGTGCGTGCGGACTGGCCGAGGCCCTCGCCCCCGCGCTGGGCGTGTACGCGGACATCCTCCGCCGCCCGCATCTGCCGGCTGAGCAGATCGAGGCCGGCCGCATGGTCTGCCTGCAGGAGCTCCGCGGCATCGAGGACGAACCAAGCCACAAGCTGATGCAGGAGCTGCGGCGGCAGCACTACCCAAGCCCCTGGGGCACGCCGAGCCAGGGCGAGGTAGAAACCGTCGAGCGGCTTACCCCGTACGACGTCGAGGCGTTCCATCGCGCTCGCTACCAGCCCGACGGCGCAATCCTGGCCGTTGCGGGCGGTTTCGACTGGGACGAGATCTCCGACCTGGTGCAGCGGCTGTTCGGCGATTGGAAGGCGCCCGCTGACGCCGAAGCCCCCACGGCGCCGGAGATCACGCCCGTCAGCCACATCCCGTACGACTCCAACCAGTGCCACATCGGATTGGCCTACGACTCGGTGCCGTACAACCACGAAGACTACTTCCAGGCGTGGGCCTCGGTCGGCGTGCTGTCGGGCGGCATGAGCAGCCGGCTGTTCACCGAGGTCCGCGAGAAACGCGGCCTGTGCTACACGGTGAGCGCATCGCTCCAGTCACAGAAGGACCGCGCGGCGGTGTTCTGCTACGCCGGCACCACCACCGAGCGGGCCCAGGAAACGCTCGACGTCACCCACGCGGAGCTCGTCAAGCTGCGCGACGGCATCAAGCAGAACGAGCTCGACTGCCTGAAGGCCCGCATCAAGAGCAGCCTGATCCTGCAGCAAGAATCGTCGAGCAGCCGCAGCAGCTCGCTCGCCCACGATTGGTACCGGCTGGGCCGCGTCCGCCCAGTGGACGAGCTGTCCGCCATTGTCGACGCGATCACCGCCGAGAGCATCAACCAGTTCCTCGAGAAGCAGCCCCCCGAGAACTTCACCCTGGTGACGCTCGGCCCCGAACCCCTGGAGTCGCCCGTTGGAATTTCGTAGCCACACCCTGCCCAACGGGCTGCAGATCGTCGCGGAGTGCAACGAGCTGGCGCTGTCTACTGCGCTGGGCGCCTTCGTCTGCGCCGGCGCGCGGGACGAGACCGACGAGGTCGCCGGCGTGAGCCACTTCCTGGAGCACATGGCCTTCAAGGGCACGCCGCGCCGCTCGGCCGAGGACGTCAACCGCGAGTTCGACGAGATCGGCGCCCACTACAACGCGTACACCAGCGAGGAGCACACGGTCTACTACGGCACCGTGCTGCCCGAGTACCAGCGGCAGTGCGTCGACCTCCTGACCGACATCGTCCGCCCGAGCCTGCGGACCGAAGACTTCGAGATGGAGAAGCAGGTTATCCTGGAAGAGATCCAGATGTACCTGGACCAGCCGCCCTACGGGGCCGACGAGCAGGTCAAGCTGCTCTGCTTCGGCGACCACCCGATCGCGCGGAGCGTGCTGGGGACCTCGGAAAGCGTCAGTGGGCTTTCGCCGGATGCGATGCGGGCTTACTTCGAGGGCCGGTACGGCCCGTCCACCGTGACGTTCGTCGCCAGCGGCAAGGTCGACTTCGACGACCTCGTCAAGCAGGTCGAAGACGCCTGCGGTGGCTGGGACCCCACCGACGGCGCCCGCACGCCGCACGAGACCAAGGTCGCCGACGGCCGCCAGCACGTCACCCAGGCGACCGCGACCCAGCAGTACCTGCTGAAGCTGACCGCCGGGCCTGATGCGTCGGACGACGACCGCTACGCAGCAAAGCTGCTGACCATGGCGGTGGGCGACGACTCCGGCAGCCGCATGTACTGGGAGCTCGTCGACCCGGGCCACGTCGAGTCGGCCAGCCTGGGTCACTACGAGTACCAGGACCTCGGCATGTACTACACCTGGATGAGCTGCGCGCCGCAGGACCTCGAGGCCAACCTCGCCCGGCTCGACGACGTGCTGCAGCAGGCTCAGGACGAGGGCCTCACCGACGACGAGATCGACCGCGCCCGCAGCAAGATCAAGTCGCGGGTGGTGATCGGCAACGAGCGGCCCCGCAGCCGGCTGTTCAGCGTTGGCGTCAACTGGATCCACCGCGGCGAGTACCGCACGGCCCGCCAAGACCTCGACGCGCTCGAGGCGGTCACGGCGGCCGACGTACGGCGGGTGCTGCAGCGGTACCCGCTGACCTCCGGCGCGACGCTGACGGTTGGTCCGCGTGAAAAAATCGCTTGGCCTTAATCGCCGCAGCTCGTGGCGGCTGGTCATGGCGGACTCGCTGGTAACAATATGGCTCTGCTGCCCCGCCGTTTGCCCAGTCTGTAGTGTCACCCGCGTATGACCTCCGACCCCGCTCCCCAGCACGCCGCCCGCCGCCTGGCTGACCTGCTCCAGCAGTCTGGCGCCGCTGAGCCGATCGGCGTGATCATCGTCGACCACGGCTCGCGCCGCCCCGAAAGCAACGACCTGCTGCTGGAGGTGGTCGCGTCATTCAGCGGCCAGACCGGCGTCGAGCTGGTCGAGCCGGCCCACATGGAACTGGCCGAGCCGAGCATCGCCGACGCGTTCGCCCGGCTCGTTGCGCGTGGCGCCAAGCGGGTGATTGTCGCCCCCTTCTTTCTGGCGCCGGGCCGCCACTGGAACGAGGACATCCCCGAGCTGACCCGCGCCGCCGCGGCTCAACAGGGCGGGACCCCGTTCGCCATCGCCGAGCCGATGGGCCAGCACCCGGCAATGGCCGAGGTGCTAGCAAGCCGCATCGCGGGCGTGCTCGGGCAGGTCGATGCTAGCGGCCGCCTGCCGTGAGACACCCGTCCTCCGGGTGATGACACGCGCGCGGCAGCATGAACGGAGACCTGTGTATAATACGAGGATTTCGTGCACCGCCGCCAATGGCGCGCTAGTTGCCATACACCAAGCATTCACAGTTTGGTCGGGCAACGGAGTGCTGCCATGCGTCGTCACAAGGTTCTGCTGATTCAAGTCTGCTACCTCGCCGCGCTCGTCGCTACGACTGCCGGGCAGGCTGGCGCCGGGCAACTCGCTAAGGCCCGCACCGCGGCCCGCGGATCCGAATCCGCACCAAAGCCGCAGGCGGAGCCCAGCAGCGGCAAGCTCGACAACGCCCGCCAGGCCGCTCGTCCTCCGCGTTCGGAGCACCACGACGACCTCCGCCGTCCGTCGCATGGCCACGCGGCGCCCTACTGCGGCGCATGGTCCTTCGCCGGGGCGGGACTGTGGAGCATCCCTCGCCACACCACCTGCATCATTGAGCAGCCGACCATCGTTCAAGCGGCGCCCGCTCCCGCAGCTTGGGCGCCGGCGCCTCAGCAGCCGATCACGCCCGAGCTGCGCCGCACCTTCGCCCGCTTCCCGCACGCCGGCGACCAAGGATTCGCCGACCTCCAGCCGGTGGGTTTTGCGAAACCATGGCTCGGCGCTGTGCGGTTCGAAATCGGCAGCGACCTGGACGGGTTGTCTCGCTCCGGGCTCGGCGTGCAGCTCGAAGGCAGCCTCGGCTGGGCGCTTGATTTCAAGTACGACACCTACCGAGAATCGCTCCCCGGCGGCGGCTACGACGAGCTCCGCATCGCCGACGTGAACGCCATGTACCGGGTAGTCGAGACCGAGCGGTCGCTGATCCGCGTCGGCATGGGCGTCAATTTCCTGGGCGACGCTGTGGAAACGGACACGGGCGTCAACTTTACGATTAAGGCCGACTTCGCCCCATGGCGTCCGGTGGTCGTGTCGACGGAACTCGACATGGGGACCGTCGGCCACGCCGAGACCCTCCACGGGGCGGCGACCGTCGGCGTGATGACCGACCGCCTCGAGTTGTTCGGCGGCTACGACTACCGCCGCGTCGGCGAGGCCGAGCTCCAGGGGCCGATGCTGGGGCTGAGGATTTGGTTCTGAGGCTCGGGTCCCCGCAGGACGGGGCTGTTTTCGAACGGCGCAGCCAACTATGCTGTGGATTGCGCAGGTGCTTTTCTCTGGACCGCTCTTCCCAGCAATCCGGCTGTCCCCACGATGTTCTGCTTGTTCGCTATTCTGCTGTCGCTCTTGTTGCCACCGCTTGCAGTAGCCGAGGAGACGCTCAACAGAACGACGCTTCCGGGTCCGGTCGTCATCAACCCGAACGGTGGCTGGAGCTGGTTCGGCGACGAGCGGGCGGTGGTCGACGCCGACCGCAACCTGCTTTACGTCGGCTCGCTCGCCAACCGGGCAGGTTACGGCGGCCCTGAAAAGGACGGCGACGTCGAGGTGACGCGGGTCGACCTCTCCAGCGGCGAAGCGACAACCGATGTGCTCCGTGACGCCCTGACCTCCTACGGCGGCGGCGACGACCACAACGTCCCCTCGCTGCTGCTGCTCCCCGACGGGCGGGTGCTGGCGGCGTACACCGGGCACAACAACAACTCGCAGACCTACTTCCGCACCTACGACCCCGACTCCCAGCAGTGGGACTCCGAACGCGTGTTCGACTGGAACGCCGCGATCCCGGGCGGCAGCACGTTCAACTGCACCTACAACAACCTGTTCTACCTGCCTGCCGATGGCGCCATCTACAACATCTCGCGAAATCACGAGCGGTGCCCCAACGCGATTGTCTCGCACGATATGGGGCAGACGTGGGAGTACGCCGGCCAGCTGGTGCGCGCCTCGGAGGCCGACGGCGCGACCGGGCTGTACGTTAACGGCTACCTGAAGTACTCGCAGCGGGGCGACCGCGTCGACCTCATCGCAACCGAGCGTCACCCCCGCAACTTCAACAACAGCCTGTACCACGGCTACCTGGAGGGCGGCGTGCTGCACGCCGCCGATGGCAAGGCGGTCGACACTCAGCTCGACGCCGACGCCGCGGCCCAGGCGACCGACCTGACCCAGGTGTTCGCCGCCGGGACCAATGTCGACGGCGTCCCCATGACGCACTGCTGGATGCTCGACTTCGAACGCTTCGCCGACGGCGCGGTCGTCGCCCTGTTCAAGGCGCGCGTCGACGATTCGATTGAGGACCACCAGTTCTTCTACGGCGTCTTCCGCGACGGCCAATGGCGGGCCTTCCCCCTCGCCAGGGCGGGCGGGCGCCTGTTCCGCAACGAGGAGGACTACACCGGCCTGGCGGCGATCGATCCCAACGACCCCAGCACCGTGTACATCTCGACTTCGGTGGACCCTAACAGCAGCGACCGACTCGCGCACCACGAGCTGTTCCAGGGCCGCACGCCCGACGGCGGCAGATCTTGGCGGTGGCGGGCGGTGACCCACGACTCGAAGGCCGACAACCTCCGCCCCATCATCCCGCGCTGGAAGCCGGGCCGGACCGCCCTGATCTGGAACCGCGGGACCATGCGGACCTCTCAGAACTACGATCAGCAGGTGGTGCTGCTGATCGACCCGCTGCAGGATCCCTCGTCGCACTAGAGCTCTCCTCAAGCTGTGTTCACACCTTATGAAGCTGTTTTCTGCCATACTGCTAAGCTGGGCGGCGGTCGCCAACGCGGCCAACCCGATCATCACGGAGGTCTTCACCGCGGACCCCGCGCCGCTGGTTGTCGGCGACACCGTCTACTTGTACTGCGGTCAGGACGAGGCCAAGCCGGACGAGCACTACCGCATGTTCCGCTGGCTCTGCTTCTCGAGCCAGGACCTCAAGTCCTGGAAGCCGGAGGGCTCGCCGCTCGCGCCAAAGAACTTCGAGTGGGCCATGGGCGACGCCTGGGCCTCGCAGGTCATCGAGCGCGACGGCAGGTTCTACTTCTACGCCACGGTGCAGCACAACGAGTCGCACCACGGCAAGGCAATCGGCGTCGCGGTGTCCGATTCGCCTACCGGCCCCTTCGTTGACGCCCGCGGCTCGGCGCTCGTCACCAACGACATGACCAAGGCGACCCAGATCAGCTGGGACGACATCGACCCTACCGTCTGGATCGACGACGACGGCCAGGCGTGGCTGTTCTGGGGCAACCAGAAGTGC encodes:
- a CDS encoding GNAT family N-acetyltransferase, whose product is MSLTYHKRFQMERRIGAELSLPPLPPGYRFAPWSTGRLLDHTEAKHLAFGEELDAQLFDCLRTAEGCERLMREIARKPGFLPEATWLVEYVASPSKIEPCGTIQGIRTSPRAGAIQNVGVTPMHRGRGLGAALVSAATVGFQQAGLSRVCLEVTAANTAAVRLYQRLGFRRTKTLYKAVEVAYSLG
- a CDS encoding M16 family metallopeptidase; translation: MSLDTHKLELPSGLVLLGEPNPSFQSAAFTMLVPAGCRHDPEGRAGLASLTCEMALRGAGERDGRALINDLDALGIDRGESVGVSQASFRACGLAEALAPALGVYADILRRPHLPAEQIEAGRMVCLQELRGIEDEPSHKLMQELRRQHYPSPWGTPSQGEVETVERLTPYDVEAFHRARYQPDGAILAVAGGFDWDEISDLVQRLFGDWKAPADAEAPTAPEITPVSHIPYDSNQCHIGLAYDSVPYNHEDYFQAWASVGVLSGGMSSRLFTEVREKRGLCYTVSASLQSQKDRAAVFCYAGTTTERAQETLDVTHAELVKLRDGIKQNELDCLKARIKSSLILQQESSSSRSSSLAHDWYRLGRVRPVDELSAIVDAITAESINQFLEKQPPENFTLVTLGPEPLESPVGIS
- a CDS encoding M16 family metallopeptidase, encoding MEFRSHTLPNGLQIVAECNELALSTALGAFVCAGARDETDEVAGVSHFLEHMAFKGTPRRSAEDVNREFDEIGAHYNAYTSEEHTVYYGTVLPEYQRQCVDLLTDIVRPSLRTEDFEMEKQVILEEIQMYLDQPPYGADEQVKLLCFGDHPIARSVLGTSESVSGLSPDAMRAYFEGRYGPSTVTFVASGKVDFDDLVKQVEDACGGWDPTDGARTPHETKVADGRQHVTQATATQQYLLKLTAGPDASDDDRYAAKLLTMAVGDDSGSRMYWELVDPGHVESASLGHYEYQDLGMYYTWMSCAPQDLEANLARLDDVLQQAQDEGLTDDEIDRARSKIKSRVVIGNERPRSRLFSVGVNWIHRGEYRTARQDLDALEAVTAADVRRVLQRYPLTSGATLTVGPREKIAWP
- a CDS encoding CbiX/SirB N-terminal domain-containing protein is translated as MTSDPAPQHAARRLADLLQQSGAAEPIGVIIVDHGSRRPESNDLLLEVVASFSGQTGVELVEPAHMELAEPSIADAFARLVARGAKRVIVAPFFLAPGRHWNEDIPELTRAAAAQQGGTPFAIAEPMGQHPAMAEVLASRIAGVLGQVDASGRLP
- a CDS encoding BNR-4 repeat-containing protein; translated protein: MFCLFAILLSLLLPPLAVAEETLNRTTLPGPVVINPNGGWSWFGDERAVVDADRNLLYVGSLANRAGYGGPEKDGDVEVTRVDLSSGEATTDVLRDALTSYGGGDDHNVPSLLLLPDGRVLAAYTGHNNNSQTYFRTYDPDSQQWDSERVFDWNAAIPGGSTFNCTYNNLFYLPADGAIYNISRNHERCPNAIVSHDMGQTWEYAGQLVRASEADGATGLYVNGYLKYSQRGDRVDLIATERHPRNFNNSLYHGYLEGGVLHAADGKAVDTQLDADAAAQATDLTQVFAAGTNVDGVPMTHCWMLDFERFADGAVVALFKARVDDSIEDHQFFYGVFRDGQWRAFPLARAGGRLFRNEEDYTGLAAIDPNDPSTVYISTSVDPNSSDRLAHHELFQGRTPDGGRSWRWRAVTHDSKADNLRPIIPRWKPGRTALIWNRGTMRTSQNYDQQVVLLIDPLQDPSSH
- a CDS encoding glycoside hydrolase family 43 protein; amino-acid sequence: MKLFSAILLSWAAVANAANPIITEVFTADPAPLVVGDTVYLYCGQDEAKPDEHYRMFRWLCFSSQDLKSWKPEGSPLAPKNFEWAMGDAWASQVIERDGRFYFYATVQHNESHHGKAIGVAVSDSPTGPFVDARGSALVTNDMTKATQISWDDIDPTVWIDDDGQAWLFWGNQKCYWARLKPNMTELDGEIHVIPDEQLGAFTEAPWIHKRGDTYYLSYATGFPEKIAYSTSKQLVGPWEPRGLLSEGAPNSNTIHQGIISFQGADYFFYHNGMVQAPNTGGSFRRSVCIDRLYYDDNGLMKRIVQTSEGLDN